One region of Eremothecium gossypii ATCC 10895 chromosome II, complete sequence genomic DNA includes:
- the COT1 gene encoding metal cation transporter COT1 (Syntenic homolog of Saccharomyces cerevisiae YMR243C (ZRC1) and YOR316C (COT1)), translating into MLSNKEIRIVSLLVLDTVFFLLEIIIGYTVHSLALIADSFHMLNDIVSLIVALWAVNVAKTRNPDARYTYGWKRAEILGALINAVFLIALCVSILIEAIQRFFEPQEVKNPQLILYVGTAGLLSNILGLFLFHEHGHSHSHGTTGEDMEAHSSSHSHSHHIGSHLHEDEPEAIQEFLPAAVVERYMSSSDENTPLVKDHDHKHSAHGADHRSLNMHGVFLHVLGDALGNVGVMLTAIFIWKTDYSWRYYSDPFVSLVITCIIFSSALPLSRKASRILLQATPSSISADEIKGKILAIPGVISVHDFHIWNLTETFSIASIHVQVDCGQDSYIGTAKVIRSIFHRYGIHSATVQPEFIGSRDVSDDSYRRFSRIAGGGLGSSTSVNEESDSTKDQVPHAYGATNSQTGCLVDDAANCNSDNCLP; encoded by the coding sequence ATGTTGAGCAACAAGGAAATCCGCATCGTCTCCCTTTTGGTGCTAGACACTGTATTCTTTCTCCTGGAAATCATCATAGGGTACACAGTGCACTCGCTAGCATTAATTGCGGACTCGTTCCACATGTTAAACGATATAGTCTCGCTCATTGTGGCTCTCTGGGCGGTTAACGTCGCCAAGACTAGAAACCCCGATGCTCGGTACACCTACGGTTGGAAACGGGCGGAGATTCTCGGGGCATTGATCAACGCAGTTTTTTTGATTGCACTTTGTGTGTCTATTTTGATCGAAGCCATCCAGCGGTTTTTTGAGCCCCAGGAGGTGAAGAACCCACAGTTGATCCTCTACGTGGGTACTGCGGGTCTCCTTTCGAACATATTGGGACTTTTCTTGTTCCACGAACATGGTCATTCGCACTCTCATGGAACTACTGGTGAGGACATGGAAGCACACTCCTCGAGTCACAGCCATTCGCATCACATTGGGTCGCATTTACATGAGGATGAACCGGAGGCCATCCAGGAGTTCCTCCCTGCTGCTGTAGTAGAGCGGTACATGAGCTCTTCCGATGAAAACACCCCACTAGTGAAGGACCACGATCACAAGCATTCTGCACATGGCGCTGACCACCGCTCTTTGAACATGCACGGGGTTTTCTTGCATGTTTTGGGAGACGCATTAGGGAACGTCGGAGTTATGCTCACGGCGATTTTTATTTGGAAGACTGACTACTCCTGGAGATACTATTCCGACCCCTTTGTTTCCCTAGTGATAACCTGTATCATCTTCTCATCTGCTTTGCCGTTGTCTCGGAAAGCTTCAAGAATATTGCTCCAAGCTACGCCTTCCAGCATTTCTGCAGATGAAATTAAGGGCAAGATTCTTGCTATACCCGGTGTTATTTCAGTCCATGATTTCCACATTTGGAATCTCACGGAAACCTTCTCTATTGCCTCTATTCATGTTCAGGTTGACTGCGGTCAGGATAGCTACATTGGGACTGCTAAGGTCATTCGCTCCATTTTCCACAGATATGGTATCCATTCGGCGACCGTACAGCCTGAATTCATCGGATCGCGTGACGTGAGTGACGACTCCTATAGGCGGTTTTCTCGAATTGCGGGTGGTGGACTAGGTTCCTCAACGTCTGTCAACGAGGAGTCTGATTCAACCAAAGATCAAGTTCCCCATGCGTACGGCGCAACGAACAGCCAAACAGGATGTTTAGTTGACGATGCAGCCAATTGCAATTCTGATAATTGCCTACCTTAG